A genomic segment from Eremothecium gossypii ATCC 10895 chromosome III, complete sequence encodes:
- the MDE1 gene encoding methylthioribulose 1-phosphate dehydratase MDE1 (Syntenic homolog of Saccharomyces cerevisiae YJR024C (MDE1)), whose product MDAAAQTSLVVSEDRRHPANVICALCRLFYANNWVTGTGGGISIKHPATGHIYIAPSGVQKEQIEPEDLFVLDGVDGAYLRAPAGHRPSACTPLFLACYRARGAGAVIHTHSQHAVLCTLLFDDVFRIANIEQIKALPSGRRDAAGKPLSLSFFDTLEIPIIDNTAHEEDLAPGLEAALARHPACTAVLVRRHGIYVWGPTADRAKVYNEAIDYLLELAVHMHRLGVPPDCPIGEEKRFLRR is encoded by the coding sequence ATGGACGCAGCTGCCCAGACCTCGCTGGTGGTGTCCGAGGACCGGCGCCACCCCGCCAACGTGATCTGCGCACTGTGCCGGCTATTCTACGCCAATAACTGGGTCACCGGCACCGGGGGCGGGATCTCCATCAAGCACCCCGCGACCGGGCACATCTACATCGCGCCGTCAGGCGTGCAGAAGGAGCAGATCGAGCCCGAGGACCTGTTCGTGCTGGACGGCGTCGACGGCGCGTACCTGCGTGCGCCGGCGGGCCACCGGCCGTCCGCGTGCACGCCGCTGTTCCTCGCGTGCTaccgcgcgcgcggcgcgggcgcggtgATCCACACGCACTCGCAGCACGCGGTGCTGTGCACGCTGCTGTTCGACGACGTGTTCCGGATCGCCAACATCGAGCAGATCAAGGCGCTGCCCAGCGGGCGGCGTGACGCCGCGGGCAAGCCGCTGAGCCTGTCGTTCTTCGACACGCTGGAGATCCCGATCATCGACAACACCGCGCACGAGGAGGACCTGGCGCCGGGGCTGGAggccgcgctcgcgcgccaCCCGGCGTGCACGGCCGTGCTCGTGCGGCGCCACGGCATCTACGTGTGGGGCCCGACCGCAGACCGGGCCAAGGTGTACAACGAGGCGATCGACTACCTGCTGGAGCTCGCCGTGCACATGCACCGGCTCGGCGTGCCGCCGGACTGCCCCATCGGCGAAGAGAAGCGCTTTCTGCGCCGCTAG
- the LSM8 gene encoding U4/U6-U5 snRNP complex subunit LSM8 (Syntenic homolog of Saccharomyces cerevisiae YJR022W (LSM8)): MSPLLKEYLGRRVVVVTTDGGCLVATLEGFDKTANLLLSDVRQRATGEGLAAAFLLQGSQIVCCGPLEGGGPEQEPQAAALRDTRNVVAREHDIWARAWQARQARE; encoded by the coding sequence ATGTCACCGTTGTTGAAGGAGTATCTAGGCCGCCGGGTCGTGGTGGTTACCACGGACGGGGGCTGTCTGGTGGCCACGCTGGAGGGCTTCGACAAGACCGCCAACCTCCTGCTGTCGGACGTCAGACAGCGCGCCACCGGCGAGGGcctggcggcggcgttcCTCCTACAGGGCTCGCAGATCGTGTGCTGCGGCCCGCTGGAGGGCGGCGGGCCCGAGCAGGAGCCccaggcggcggcgctgcgcgacaCGCGCAACGTCGTCGCGCGGGAACACGACATCTGGGCGCGGGCGTGGCAGGcgcggcaggcgcgcgaGTAG
- the REC107 gene encoding Rec107p (Syntenic homolog of Saccharomyces cerevisiae YJR021C (REC107); 1-intron) produces MEASENAGSCERPTSATEPGSSPGRQLDETDRQILEWAGKLELESVDLREKADALLGLLQQRCSEVAASQQGLETWKQTVGAELSAFKADVVQALEEQRKAVAGEVRRAAGARRTPPPDMERFAGRIIKSFETRQQRWFKEFQATQDVLYNVTVQLDRATDVLGSVSRDLQALSARQAQTEAFLARHVHELGGSVLPSTPPPSMAPRQRASPPGPAARTRDKAHQTRYLIPWEDISDQEL; encoded by the exons ATGGAGGCCAGCGAGAACGCGGGATCGTGCGAGCGGCCCACCAGCGCCACGGAGCCCGGCAGTTCGCCCGGGCGGCAGCTGGACGAGACGGACAGGCAGATCCTCGAGTGGGCGGGCAagctggagctggagtCCGTGGACCTGCGCGAGAAGGCggacgcgctgctggggctgctgcagcagcgctgCAGCGAGGTCGCGGCGAGCCAGCAGGGTCTGGAGACGTGGAAGCAAACGGTGGGCGCGGAGCTGAGCG CGTTCAAGGCAGACGTGGTGCAGGCGCTCGAGGAGCAGCGCAAGGCCGTGGCCGGCGAggtgcggcgcgcggccggcgcgcgccgcacgcCCCCGCCCGACATGGAGCGCTTCGCGGGGCGCATCATCAAGAGCTTCGAGacgcggcagcagcgctgGTTCAAGGAGTTCCAGGCAACGCAGGACGTGCTGTACAACGTCACCGTGCAGCTGGACCGCGCGACCGACGTGCTGGGCAGCGTGTCGCGCGACCTGCAGGCGCTGAgcgcgcgccaggcgcAGACGGAGGCCTTCCTGGCGCGCCACGTGCACGAGCTCGGCGGCAGCGTGCTGCCGtcgacgccgccgcccagcatggcgccgcgccagcgcgcgtcgccgccgggccccgccgcgcgcacgcGCGACAAGGCGCACCAGACGCGCTATCTCATCCCCTGGGAGGACATCTCGGACCAGGAACTATAG
- the TDA10 gene encoding putative ATP-dependent kinase (Syntenic homolog of Saccharomyces cerevisiae YGR205W (TDA10)), translated as MSEAFHFLAEFIDSVLPDALARRQGREPAFVLISGPQGSGKTFNAAQLLAHVAQQHRAVGLSIDDFYLPAGAQAAVAAGGNPLLAGRGLPGTHDVPLLRDTLARLRKGEGEVELPQYDKAAHGGRGDRCAARVRVQLPVDVVILEGWFLGFEPAAEAELARAAGTYGAAALREVNAALEDYSACLWRAAGVPSVGIVFDAQVRECVARWRIQQEHELRERCGAGMTDAQVHAFLERYLVCYDVYYARLVREGLGNLHRLTVGLDGDRKVTYVSQKNM; from the coding sequence ATGAGCGAGGCCTTCCATTTCCTGGCGGAATTCATCGACAGCGTGCTGCCCGACGCGCTGGCCCGTAGGCAGGGCCGCGAGCCGGCATTCGTGCTAATCTCGGGTCCGCAGGGCTCCGGCAAGACGTTCAACGCagcgcagctgctggcgcacgtggcgcagcagcaccgtGCCGTCGGGCTCTCGATCGACGACTTCTACCTccccgcgggcgcgcaggcggcggTGGCTGCGGGGGGCAACCCGCTGCTGGCAGGGCGGGGGCTGCCGGGTACGCACGACGTGCCTCTGCTGCGGGACACgctggcgcggctgcgCAAGGGCGAGGGCGAGGTGGAGCTGCCGCAATACGACAAGGCGGCGcacggcgggcgcggcgacCGGTGCGCCGCGCGCGTGCGCGTCCAGCTGCCGGTGGACGTGGTGATCCTTGAGGGCTGGTTCCTGGGCTTCGAGCCCGCGGCCGAGGCcgagctcgcgcgcgcggccgggacctacggcgcggccgcgctgcgcgaggtCAACGCGGCGCTCGAGGACTACTCTGCGTGTCTGTGGCGCGCGGCTGGCGTGCCCTCGGTCGGCATCGTGTTCGACGCGCAGGTTCGCGAGTGCGTGGCCCGCTGGCGCATCCAGCAGGAGCAcgagctgcgcgagcgctgcggcgccggcaTGACCGACGCGCAGGTGCACGCATTTCTGGAGCGCTACCTGGTGTGCTACGACGTCTACTATGCGCGTCTGGTGCGCGAGGGGCTCGGGAACCTGCACCGGCTGACTGTGGGGCTGGACGGAGACCGAAAAGTTACGTATGTTAGCCAGAAGAATATGTAA
- the TES1 gene encoding palmitoyl-CoA hydrolase (Syntenic homolog of Saccharomyces cerevisiae YJR019C (TES1)), whose translation MADLGALIDLTRISETRYESTNHHRMIHGGKALYGGLLVAQAILASFYFVPRDFIPLSVHCLFMVGGDNAIKTQYEVERLRKGSNFAHLLVRAYQKDKELFTMQIIYRRDLGKQPDTLHRKDNLGPVDRSHLEDAGTLCRRDLLSNRENLQAVSAFFETDKGLNNILEGFDNTSSEYRLPGDFFLREGLRDVLRYAVRCQEEVVTDPSLRFPEGGRMTPQNDSRYNYVMFGFFSDAYLLATVPYFVGLPVFSCRLSVSLDHDIRFHGMPKMNEWLDVVVRNISIVNHSESMTGDWYDSTSGEIVCSVSQQGLAIYPTPERLSKL comes from the coding sequence ATGGCGGACCTCGGGGCTCTTATTGACTTGACGCGGATATCGGAGACGCGGTATGAATCGACGAACCATCATAGGATGATACACGGCGGCAAGGCGCTCTACGGGGGTCTGCTAGTGGCACAGGCGATACTGGCGTCGTTCTACTTTGTCCCCAGGGACTTTATTCCGCTCTCGGTGCACTGCCTGTTCATGGTCGGCGGAGACAATGCTATCAAGACGCAGTACGAGGTTGAACGGCTGCGGAAGGGGAGCAACTTCGCGCACCTGTTGGTGCGCGCGTACCAGAAGGACAAGGAGCTGTTCACAATGCAGATCATCTACCGGCGCGACCTCGGCAAGCAGCCGGACACGCTGCACCGCAAGGACAACCTGGGCCCTGTGGACCGGTCGCACCTGGAGGACGCTGGCACGCTATGCAGGCGGGATCTACTGTCCAACCGTGAGAACCTGCAGGCGGTGAGCGCGTTCTTCGAGACGGATAAGGGCCTTAATAACATTCTGGAGGGGTTCGACAACACGTCGTCCGAGTACAGGCTGCCTGGCGACTTCTTCCTCCGCGAGGGGCTGCGCGACGTGCTGCGCTACGCGGTGCGGTGCCAGGAGGAGGTGGTGACGGACCCGTCGCTGCGGTTCCCGGAGGGCGGGCGGATGACACCTCAGAACGACTCACGCTACAACTACGTTATGTTCGGATTTTTCTCGGATGCGTACCTGCTGGCGACAGTGCCCTATTTTGTGGGCCTGCCCGTCTTCTCGTGCAGGCTGAGTGTGTCGTTGGACCATGACATCCGGTTCCACGGCATGCCGAAGATGAACGAGTGGCTGGACGTGGTGGTCCGGAACATTTCGATTGTCAACCACTCCGAGTCGATGACCGGCGACTGGTACGACAGCACCAGCGGCGAAATCGTCTGCTCTGTCTCCCAGCAGGGACTGGCGATCTACCCTACGCCGGAACGCCTGTCCAAGCTGTAG
- the ADE3 gene encoding trifunctional formate-tetrahydrofolate ligase/methenyltetrahydrofolate cyclohydrolase/methylenetetrahydrofolate dehydrogenase ADE3 (Syntenic homolog of Saccharomyces cerevisiae YGR204W (ADE3)) gives MTLIDGKAIAAEIRGEIAEEIARLCADGLFQAKLTIFQVGERHDSSTYVRMKRRAAAEAGIEVEFVQLGADVDEEEVLAAIDARNADETVHGILVQLPLPPGMDEDRVTSRVAPEKDVDGFGSYNIGELNKRHGRPHFHPCTPKGIIELLRRMDVQIAGANVVVLGRSDIVGAPVACLLRALDATVTVLHSRSRDIPGYVGRADIVVVAIGQPEFVKGAWFTNPDAVVIDVGTNFVEDSTRKTGYRCVGDVEFGVASEKVRLITPVPGGVGPMTVAMLMQNTLDAAKKCHSAPRKLSPLPLQLQKPVPSDYEISRSQVPKNIAVVAREAGLLPSEVELYGSVKAKVKLDTLDRLAHRENGKYVLVTGITPTPLGEGKSTTTVGLVQALAAHLDKVAFATVRQPSMGPTFGIKGGAAGGGYSQVIPMDEFNLHVTGDIHAISMANNLLAAAIDTRMFHEATQKDAALYKRLVPEKNGTRKFTSTMLRRLQKLGIHKTDPNSLTESEIARFARLDIDADTITWRRVVDCNDRFLRGITVGEAPTERGYKRQTGFDISVASECMAILALADSLHDLRERLGRIVVAASRNGEPITCEDIGCAGAMAALLKDAIKPNIMQTLEGTPVFVHAGPFANISIGANSVLADKIALKLAGVDPNWSEAEKKKRQGYVVTEAGFDFTMGGERFLNIKCRASGISPDVVVIVATVRALKVHGGGPEVKAGAPLPSAYLNEDVDLLRKGCANLAKHIANARTYNLPVVVGINRMSSDTEREHEVIREEAIKAGAFDAIVSNHWEEGGQGAVKLAEGVIRATEECRPEFHYLYDTEGPSIEDKISTIAKTMYGAAEVEFLPEARKKIELYTKQGFNHLPICIAKTQYSLSHDANLKGVPTGFKFPVRDIRASIGAGYLYALAAEIQTIPGLPTHCGFMNIEINDKGEIDGMF, from the coding sequence ATGACACTTATTGACGGCAAGGCTATTGCGGCGGAGATCCGGGGAGAGATCGCAGAGGAGATAGCACGGCTCTGTGCAGACGGGCTGTTCCAGGCCAAGCTGACGATTTTCCAGGTGGGCGAGCGGCACGACTCGAGCACGTACGTGAGGATGAAGCGGCGAGCGGCGGCCGAGGCAGGGATCGAGGTGGAGTTCGTGCAGCTGGGCGCGGATGTGGACGAGGAAGAGGTTTTGGCGGCGATCGACGCGCGCAACGCGGACGAGACGGTGCACGGGATTCTGgtgcagctgccgctgccgccgggGATGGACGAAGACCGGGTGACGTCGCGCGTCGCGCCGGAGAAGGATGTGGATGGGTTTGGGTCCTACAACATCGGGGAGTTGAATAAGCGCCACGGGCGGCCACACTTCCACCCATGCACGCCGAAGGGCATCatcgagctgctgcggcgcaTGGACGTGCAGATAGCGGGTGCAAACGTGGTGGTCCTGGGACGGTCTGACATCGTTGGTGCCCCGGTTGCGTGTCTCCTGCGGGCGCTCGACGCGACGGTCACGGTGCTGCACTCGCGTTCGCGCGACATCCCTGGCTACGTGGGGCGCGCGGACATCGTGGTGGTGGCGATTGGGCAGCCGGAGTTTGTCAAGGGCGCTTGGTTTACGAATCCGGACGCCGTGGTGATCGACGTGGGGACCAACTTCGTGGAGGATTCGACGCGCAAGACCGGCTACCGGTGTGTGGGCGACGTCGAGTTCGGTGTGGCGTCTGAAAAGGTACGGCTCATCACGCCGGTGCCCGGAGGTGTCGGGCCAATGACGGTGGCAATGCTGATGCAGAATACGCTGGATGCCGCGAAGAAGTGCCACTCGGCCCCCCGCAAGCTGTCGCCCTTGCCGCTGCAATTGCAGAAGCCGGTTCCCTCTGACTACGAGATTTCGCGGTCGCAGGTGCCCAAGAACATCGCTGTCGTTGCCAGGGAAGCCGGATTGCTTCCGTCTGAGGTGGAGCTCTACGGCTCCGTGAAGGCCAAGGTCAAGCTAGACACCTTGGATAGACTTGCACACCGTGAGAACGGCAAATATGTACTTGTTACGGGTATAACGCCTACGCCTTTGGGTGAAGGCAAGTCGACCACCACAGTGGGCCTGGTGCAGGCCCTGGCCGCACATCTCGATAAGGTCGCATTTGCAACCGTTCGGCAGCCATCGATGGGGCCTACTTTCGGCATCAAGGGCGGTGCTGCAGGTGGCGGTTACTCCCAGGTCATTCCGATGGATGAGTTTAATTTGCATGTGACCGGGGATATCCACGCTATTTCCATGGCGAACAATTTGCTAGCAGCGGCGATTGACACCCGTATGTTTCACGAGGCAACACAAAAGGATGCTGCGCTGTACAAGAGGCTAGTTCCCGAGAAGAATGGGACACGGAAGTTTACGTCAACGATGCTCCGCCGCCTGCAGAAGTTAGGGATTCACAAGACTGATCCAAACTCCCTCACGGAGTCTGAAATTGCTCGTTTTGCCCGCCTCGACATTGACGCAGATACGATCACTTGGAGACGTGTGGTGGATTGTAATGATCGCTTCCTGCGGGGAATTACTGTTGGGGAAGCCCCAACGGAGCGCGGATACAAACGCCAGACCGGATTTGACATTTCTGTTGCGTCGGAGTGTATGGCCATTCTGGCGCTAGCTGATTCCCTCCACGATTTAAGGGAGCGGTTGGGCAGGATCGTCGTAGCCGCGTCCAGGAACGGGGAGCCCATAACCTGCGAGGATATTGGTTGTGCAGGTGCTATGGCCGCCCTGCTGAAGGATGCCATCAAGCCAAACATTATGCAGACGTTAGAGGGGACACCGGTCTTTGTGCATGCTGGTCCGTTCGCAAACATCTCCATTGGCGCAAACTCTGTTCTTGCCGACAAGATCGCGTTGAAGCTTGCTGGTGTAGACCCCAATTGGTCCGAAGcggagaagaagaagcgcCAAGGCTATGTTGTCACGGAGGCTGGCTTTGATTTCACCATGGGCGGCGAACGCTTCTTGAATATCAAGTGCAGGGCCAGCGGCATCTCGCCAGATGTTGTCGTAATTGTGGCGACGGTGAGGGCCTTAAAGGTACACGGTGGCGGTCCCGAGGTGAAGGCGGGCGCACCATTGCCTAGTGCCTACCTGAACGAAGACGTTGACCTCCTACGGAAGGGCTGTGCAAACCTCGCCAAGCATATTGCCAATGCAAGAACATACAACCTCCCCGTTGTGGTAGGGATCAACCGCATGTCTTCGGACACTGAGCGCGAGCACGAGGTGATCAGAGAAGAGGCCATCAAGGCTGGTGCATTTGATGCAATCGTCTCGAACCACTGGGAGGAGGGCGGCCAGGGGGCTGTCAAGCTCGCGGAAGGTGTTATCAGAGCCACGGAGGAATGCAGGCCCGAGTTCCACTACCTGTACGACACCGAGGGGCCGTCCATCGAAGACAAGATCTCCACCATTGCCAAGACCATGTATGGCGCTGCAGAGGTCGAGTTTCTGCCCGAGGCCCGCAAGAAAATCGAGCTGTACACCAAGCAGGGCTTCAACCACCTGCCTATCTGCATCGCGAAGACACAGTACTCCCTCTCGCACGACGCTAACCTCAAGGGTGTGCCCACCGGCTTCAAGTTCCCAGTGCGCGACATTCGCGCGTCCATTGGCGCCGGCTACTTGTACGCGCTAGCCGCGGAAATCCAGACCATACCTGGCCTCCCCACCCACTGTGGGTTCATGAACATCGAAATTAACGACAAGGGCGAGATCGACGGAATGTTCTAA
- the ESS1 gene encoding peptidylprolyl isomerase ESS1 (Syntenic homolog of Saccharomyces cerevisiae YJR017C (ESS1)), which translates to MTAENGLPGPWAVKFSKSRKREYYYNPETKESQWEVPADTDSEQLARHLAEHPVQVRCLHLLIKHAGSRRPASHRNEHITLDKAAAVAELEQYAERYRQGERFEELARERSDCSSYKRGGDLGTFGRGEMQPSFEKVAFALPVGGVSDVVESDSGVHLIKRVA; encoded by the coding sequence ATGACAGCGGAGAATGGATTGCCCGGGCCGTGGGCAGTGAAGTTCAGCAAATCGCGCAAGCGCGAGTACTACTACAACCCGGAGACCAAGGAGTCGCAGTGGGAAGTGCCGGCGGACACGGACagcgagcagctggcgcggcaTCTGGCGGAGCACCCGGTGCAGGTGCGGTGTCTGCACCTGCTGATCAAGCACGCGGGGTcgcggcggccggcgtCACACCGCAACGAGCACATCACGCTGGAcaaggcggcggcggtggcggagctggagcagtACGCGGAGCGGTACCGTCAGGGGGAGCGGTTCGAGGAGCTGGCACGGGAGCGCAGCGACTGCTCGTCGTACAAGCGCGGGGGTGACCTAGGGACGTTCGGGCGCGGGGAGATGCAGCCAAGCTTCGAGAAGGTGGCGTTTGCGCTGCCCGTGGGCGGCGTGAGCGACGTGGTGGAGTCGGACAGCGGTGTGCATCTGATCAAACGGGTGGCGTGA
- the YCH1 gene encoding phosphatase YCH1 (Syntenic homolog of Saccharomyces cerevisiae YGR203W (YCH1)) → MHSRNISQIRYLEPAELFRWIKQACGADSQPFQVLDVRGSDYIGGHIAGAWNYPYQRLKHESAALDELRAQLLETHAAAAGTGPIHCVFHCAQSQQRGPASAMRFLRALSDGDLPQFEVWVLRGGFNLWQSMYGRDGSVTEDYVPDIWQWQ, encoded by the coding sequence ATGCACTCCCGCAACATTTCGCAGATAAGGTACCTCGAGCCAGCAGAGCTCTTCCGCTGGATCAAACAGGCGTGCGGCGCCGACAGCCAGCCGTTTCAGGTTCTCGACGTGCGGGGCTCCGACTACATCGGTGGCCACATCGCCGGTGCCTGGAACTACCCCTACCAACGCCTGAAGCACGAGTCCGCTGCGCTCGACGAActccgcgcgcagctgctcgagacacacgccgccgccgccggcacgGGGCCCATCCACTGCGTCTTCCACTGTGCGCAAtcgcagcagcgcgggcCCGCCAGCGCCATGCGCTTTCTCCGTGCGTTATCCGACGGCGACCTGCCGCAGTTCGAAGTATGGGtgctgcgcggcggctTCAACCTCTGGCAAAGTATGTACGGCCGCGATGGCTCAGTTACAGAAGACTACGTACCGGATATCTGGCAGTGGCAATAG
- the PCT1 gene encoding choline-phosphate cytidylyltransferase (Syntenic homolog of Saccharomyces cerevisiae YGR202C (PCT1)), whose amino-acid sequence MGPVTRQGSLKQRLANSSLTNLFNLNRKRRHGELEDGEDGVVGVRRSRRASVRSCNGELAEGSESDEERRHSRKRRHTEREEQERRYDEAIPEEFRKFRPRGFPFNLPPQDRAVRVYADGVFDLFHLGHMKQLEQCKKSFENVTLICGVPSDRITHKLKGLTVLTDKQRCESLRHCRWVDEVVEDAPWCVTPEFLELHKIDYVAHDDIPYTSGDSDDIYRPIKQMGKFLATQRTNGISTSDIITKIIRDYDKYLMRNFARGASRQELNVSWLKKNELEFKKHIQDFRSYFRKNQEKLNDASKDLYFEVREMLLKKTLGRNLYSKLVGPAGPPEKRGKLQEASPATQFAHIYTGEAPAIAGQAMLPSSESDDENINRAGSVLSHLNRWLSQETPHYTTEESE is encoded by the coding sequence ATGGGGCCTGTGACGCGCCAGGGCTCGTTGAAACAGCGGCTAGCCAACTCGTCGCTCACAAATTTGTTCAACCTGAACCGCAAGCGGCGGCATGGGGAGCTGGAAGACGGGGAGGACGGCGTTGTCGGGGTGCGGCGGTCGCGGCGGGCCAGCGTGCGCAGCTGCAACGGGGAGCTGGCGGAGGGGTCGGAGTCGGACGAGGAGCGCCGGCACAGCCGTAAGCGGCGGCACACAGAGCGAGAGGAGCAGGAGCGGCGGTACGATGAGGCGATCCCGGAGGAATTCCGGAAGTTCCGGCCGCGCGGGTTTCCGTTCAACCTCCCGCCGCAGGACCGCGCGGTGCGGGTGTATGCAGACGGGGTGTTTGACCTTTTCCACCTCGGGCACATGAAGCAGTTGGAGCAGTGCAAGAAGTCCTTTGAGAACGTAACGCTCATCTGCGGCGTGCCCAGCGACCGCATCACGCACAAGCTCAAGGGCTTGACCGTGCTCACGGACAAGCAGCGCTGCGAGTCCTTGCGCCACTGCCGGTGGGTCGACGAGGTCGTTGAGGACGCCCCGTGGTGTGTGACTCCCGAGTTCCTCGAACTGCACAAAATCGACTATGTAGCACACGATGACATCCCCTACACGAGCGGCGATAGCGATGACATCTACCGCCCCATCAAGCAGATGGGCAAGTTCTTGGCCACCCAGCGCACCAACGGCATTTCGACGAGCGACATCATAACCAAGATCATCCGCGACTATGACAAGTACTTGATGCGCAACTTCGCGCGCGGTGCGTCGCGCCAGGAGTTAAACGTCTCCTGGCTCAAGAAGAACGAGTTGGAGTTTAAGAAACACATACAGGATTTCCGCTCTTACTTCCGCAAAAACCAGGAGAAGCTCAATGACGCGTCCAAGGACCTTTACTTCGAGGTGCGCGAAATGCTTTTGAAGAAGACGCTAGGGCGCAACCTGTACTCCAAGCTTGTTGGCCCCGCGGGCCCGCCCGAAAAGCGCGgcaagctgcaggaggcTTCTCCCGCAACTCAATTCGCACACATATACACGGGCGAGGCCCCTGCGATTGCCGGCCAGGCGATGCTACCCTCCAGCGAGAGTGACGATGAAAATATCAACCGCGCGGGCTCGGTGCTGTCCCACCTGAACCGGTGGCTCTCGCAGGAGACACCCCACTATACGACAGAGGAGAGCGAATAA